From a single Lolium rigidum isolate FL_2022 chromosome 7, APGP_CSIRO_Lrig_0.1, whole genome shotgun sequence genomic region:
- the LOC124674886 gene encoding galactinol synthase 2-like produces MAPMALKGVAAKETPVKGAYVTFLAGSGDYWKGVVGLAKGLRAVKSAYPLVVAVLPDVPEDHRRTLVDQGCVVREIEPVYPPESQTQFAMAYYVINYSKLRIWEFVEYKRMVYLDADIQVFDNIDHLFDLEAGSFYAVRDCFCEKTWSHTPQYKIGYCQQCPDRVSWTESDLGVPPPPLYFNAGMFVHEPSLATAKALLEKLVVTDPTPFAEQDFLNMFFNDVYKPIPNVYNLVLAMLWRHPENVELGKVKAVHYCAAGSKPWRFTGEEANMDREDIKMLVNKWWGIYNDESLDFKGADGGEVTDPLGAALGSKPWRFTGKEANMDREDIKMLVKKWWNIYDDESLNFKGDVAGEVTVTDPLGAALSEALAVKYFPAPSAA; encoded by the exons ATGGCTCCAATGGCGCTCAAGGGTGTTGCGGCCAAGGAGACGCCGGTCAAGGGCGCGTACGTGACGTTCCTCGCCGGCTCCGGCGACTACTGGAAGGGTGTGGTGGGCCTCGCCAAGGGCCTCCGCGCCGTCAAGTCGGCCTATCCgctggtggtggccgtgctccCCGACGTCCCCGAGGACCACCGCCGCACGCTGGTCGACCAGGGCTGCGTCGTCCGCGAGATCGAGCCCGTGTACCCGCCGGAGAGCCAGACCCAGTTCGCCATGGCGTACTATGTCATCAACTACTCCAAGCTCCGCATCTGGGAG TTTGTTGAGTACAAGAGGATGGTGTACCTGGACGCGGACATCCAGGTGTTCGACAACATCGACCACCTGTTCGACCTGGAGGCAGGCAGTTTCTACGCTGTCAGGGACTGCTTCTGTGAGAAGACCTGGAGCCACACGCCGCAGTACAAGATCGGCTACTGCCAACAGTGCCCCGACAGGGTGTCGTGGACGGAGAGCGACCTCGGcgtgccaccgccgccgctctaCTTCAACGCCGGCATGTTCGTGCACGAGCCCAGCCTCGCCACTGCCAAGGCCCTCCTCGAGAAGCTCGTCGTCACCGACCCGACCCCCTTCGCCGAGCAGGATTttctcaacatgttcttcaacgaCGTGTACAAGCCCATCCCGAACGTCTACAATCTGGTGCTGGCCATGCTCTGGAGGCACCCCGAGAACGTGGAGCTCGGCAAGGTTAAGGCCGTGCACTACTGCGCTGCC GGTTCGAAGCCTTGGAGGTTCACCGGCGAGGAGGCGAACATGGACAGGGAGGACATCAAGATGCTGGTCAACAAGTGGTGGGGCATCTACAACGACGAGAGCCTAGACTTCAagggcgccgacggcggcgaggtCACCGACCCGCTTGGTGCGGCTCTC GGCTCGAAGCCATGGAGGTTCACGGGCAAGGAGGCGAACATGGACCGTGAAGACATCAAGATGCTGGTGAAGAAGTGGTGGAACATCTACGACGACGAGAGCCTAAACTTCAAGGGAGACGTCGCCGGCGAGGTCACCGTCACCGACCCGCTTGGTGCGGCTCTGTCCGAGGCCCTCGCCGTCAAGTACTTCCCAGCGCCCTCAGCCGCATAG
- the LOC124673978 gene encoding galactinol synthase 2-like, producing the protein MAPMALKGVAAKETPAKGAYVTFLAGSGEYWKGVVGLAKGLRAVKSAYPLVVAVLPDVPEDHRRTLVDQGCVVREIEPVYPPESQTQFAMAYYVINYSKLRIWEFVEYERMVYLDADIQVFDNIDHLFELEAGSFYAVKDCFCEKTWSHTPQYKIGYCQQCPDRVAWPESDLGVPPPPLYFNAGMFVHEPSLATAKALLEKLVVTDPTPFAEQDFLNMFFNDVYKPIPNVYNLVLAMLWRHPENVELGKVKAVHYCAAGSKPWRFTGEEANMDREDIKMLVKKWWGIYNDESLDFKGADGGEVTDPLGAALAEAWAGKYFPAPSAA; encoded by the exons ATGGCTCCTATGGCGCTCAAGGGTGTTGCGGCCAAGGAGACGCCGGCCAAGGGCGCGTACGTGACGTTCCTCGCCGGCTCCGGCGAGTACTGGAAGGGTGTGGTGGGCCTCGCCAAGGGCCTCCGCGCCGTCAAGTCGGCCTATCCgctggtggtggccgtgctccCCGACGTCCCCGAGGACCACCGCCGCACGCTGGTCGACCAGGGCTGCGTCGTCCGCGAGATCGAGCCCGTGTACCCGCCGGAGAGCCAGACCCAGTTCGCCATGGCGTACTATGTCATCAACTACTCCAAGCTCCGCATCTGGGAG TTTGTTGAGTACGAGAGGATGGTGTACCTGGACGCCGACATCCAGGTCTTCGACAACATCGACCACCTGTTCGAATTGGAGGCTGGCAGCTTCTACGCCGTCAAGGACTGCTTCTGCGAGAAGACATGGAGCCACACGCCGCAGTACAAGATCGGGTACTGCCAGCAGTGCCCCGACAGGGTCGCCTGGCCAGAGAGCGACCTTGGtgtgccgccaccgccgctctACTTCAACGCCGGCATGTTCGTGCATGAGCCCAGCCTCGCCACCGCTAAGGCCCTCCTCGAGAAGCTCGTCGTCACCGACCCGACCCCCTTCGCCGAGCAGGATTttctcaacatgttcttcaacgaCGTGTACAAGCCCATCCCGAACGTCTACAATCTGGTGCTGGCCATGCTCTGGAGGCACCCCGAGAACGTGGAGCTCGGCAAGGTTAAGGCCGTGCACTACTGCGCTGCC GGTTCGAAGCCTTGGAGGTTCACCGGCGAGGAGGCGAACATGGACAGGGAGGACATCAAGATGCTGGTCAAGAAGTGGTGGGGCATCTACAACGACGAGAGCCTAGACTTCAagggcgccgacggcggcgaggtCACCGACCCGCTTGGTGCGGCTCTCGCCGAGGCCTGGGCCGGCAAGTACTTCCCTGCGCCGTCCGCCGCATAG